In Synechococcales cyanobacterium T60_A2020_003, the genomic stretch CAGATTTTTGTAGCACTGGTTATTGCTCTGGTTCCTGGCATCCTCGCCTTTCGCCTAGGTACAGAACTTTACAAGTAGGCAACAGCCGTCGTACTGAACTGTTTGAACGTTGAGGCTAGGATGGAAGAGGTTCTTCCGCACCTGGCCTCATTTTTTATGCTTTCCTATGGTTGCAATTGCTGAAGCAAATGCTTTTCGCTTATATAGCTTTGTACACCTCCGCTTTTTTGTGTACGGATGTTGATTTGTTCCATAAATCTGGGAAAAATTAAGCTCAAGGGAGCTATATTAACAGTCAGATCGTCTATAGTTTGATCGCTTACCAGATGTAGGGTTGCCCCATGTACGCTCCTCAGCCATCCCG encodes the following:
- the psaM gene encoding photosystem I reaction center subunit XII, whose protein sequence is MPLADTQIFVALVIALVPGILAFRLGTELYK